One Lycium barbarum isolate Lr01 chromosome 5, ASM1917538v2, whole genome shotgun sequence genomic window carries:
- the LOC132641309 gene encoding uncharacterized protein LOC132641309 — translation MKMRNKGKVHPSPSSSCTSSNKDNNNNNTLSILNLLPATILAIASVLSLQDREVLAYMVTRSMKQPITTTFSKKKIISHKTPLFDCECFDCYTTYWLKWDSSPNRELIHQVIEAFEEHLNTNEHNKNHRNNNKKKDKKGHSFVIIQEEKQKFILPENIQEDDEFVHVSPENDVAVDVSPENDVLRRSTAASGGHKGLARKVLPDVLGLFNSRLWNLWNPNV, via the coding sequence ATGAAGATGAGAAACAAAGGTAAAGTTcatccttctccttcttcttcttgtaCTTCTTCAAAcaaagacaacaacaacaacaacaccctTTCTATACTAAACCTCTTACCTGCAACTATTCTTGCAATAGCTTCAGTACTTTCACTTCAAGATCGTGAAGTATTAGCTTACATGGTTACTAGGTCAATGAAACAACCCATTACTACTACTTTTTCCAAGAAAAAAATCATTTCTCACAAAACCCCACTTTTTGACTGCGAATGTTTTGATTGTTACACAACTTATTGGCTTAAATGGGATTCTTCACCTAATAGGGAGTTAATCCATCAAGTTATTGAAGCTTTTGAAGAGCATTTGAACACAAAtgaacacaacaagaatcatcgcaacaacaacaaaaaaaaggacaaaaaaggGCATTCTTTTGTTATTATTCAAGAAGAGAAACAAAAGTTCATATTGCCTGAGAATATTCAAGAAGATGATGAGTTCGTTCATGTTTCGCCGGAAAATGACGTGGCGGTGGATGTTTCGCCGGAAAATGACGTGTTAAGGCGGAGCACGGCAGCGAGTGGTGGACATAAGGGGTTAGCTAGAAAGGTGTTGCCGGATGTGTTAGGGTTATTTAATTCACGTTTATGGAATCTTTGGAATCCGAATGTGTAA